A genomic window from Denticeps clupeoides chromosome 11, fDenClu1.1, whole genome shotgun sequence includes:
- the tjp2b gene encoding tight junction protein ZO-2b isoform X3 → MEETVWEQYTVTLQRDSKMGFGIAVSGGRDNPNVGSGETSIIVSDVLKGGPADGLLYENDRVIQVNTMPMDNVPHSFAVQQLRKCGKVAKITVKRSRKVPAQAIKRPPSPSQDSRVYNTSSYYPDDTRSIHSVGDTEPGWQGGNGGPGYPRSRDPSLEKGRGGGYLDPDYDQGYRRERSRGRSMERSPSPDRGYRRDGSRGRALERSSSPEPRYQRERSRGRGTSPGGGSGYGTRRYEPRDEKISRSYSRDNLHEHSPSPSHRNNLEPLEKPVSVMLVKNRPTEEYGLRLGSQIFIKEMTSTGLAARDGNLQEGDIILKINGTVTENLSLSDAGKLIEKSRGKLQLVVQRDRRQILIRLPALVDSDSEPDDMSEIESYHSYSPQDDQRSRQSDLSSHSSNEIPRENTREETHSRAPKMSAMASPFRVPEPLTPPQEEMEEMQVEEPPAAVMTTPKILLRPSPEDEAMYGANTVMVNFLKEDSVGLRLAGGNDVGIFIAGVQEGSPAEKEGLRVGDQILKVNNVDFRGIVREEAVLFLLEIPKGDDVTILAQNKSDVYEDVLVSGRGDSFFIRTHFEYEKETMQSLAFSRGEVFKVVDTLYDGKLGNWLAIRVGKEKQLLEKGIIPNKSRADQMASVQNSQRVVGTDRADFWRLRGQRTGRKKDLRKSREETGSGAIGTRFPAYERVVLREAGFRRPVVLFGPIADAANEKLASELPDEFVIAKTEPKDAGSEKSSGVVRLNTIRQIIEQDKHALLDVTPKAVDTLNYTQWYPIVIFFNPDSKQGIKTMRHRLVPNSSRSARKLYDQAAKLRKSCSYLFTAAIELNSANDAWYGSVKDSIREQQTQAVWVSEGKLEGTEADLEIPDDRMSYLSAMSADYLSMDSRLASDYDDTADEGGVYTDNELEELHNQSVSAISRSSEPVMPEEVKTLPQSPVLRGPHDSNHGYESHSSSPTNSDHPRGHDSPGGSKPPPPPVALKPSYTSRLTQPTRDHAQLEKSPEDPSQKSFLGKVRAFEKMDHFARTQRMLELQEAQNARLEIAQKHPDIYAVPLKSQKLDHSRPQPIGSSSRPEPQATPSKLPYADSRPQRPSEDAQEGYRGQPASQTGQGYYIDTQQYQDTEL, encoded by the exons ATGGAAGAGACTGTTTGGGAACAGTACACTGTGACACTACAGAGG GATTCTAAAATGGGCTTCGGGATTGCAGTGTCGGGGGGCCGCGACAATCCTAACGTGGGCAGCGGCGAGACGTCCATCATCGTCTCGGACGTGTTAAAAGGCGGCCCGGCCGACGGACTTCTATA TGAAAACGACCGCGTCATTCAGGTCAACACCATGCCCATGGATAATGTGCCTCACTCCTTCGCTGTACAGCAGCTCCGAAAATGTGGGAAGGTGGCCAAGATT ACGGTGAAGCGATCCCGCAAAGTGCCCGCCCAGGCCATCAAGCGGCCTCCGTCCCCCAGCCAGGACAGCAGGGTGTACAACACTTCCAGCTACTACCCCGACGACACCCGCAGCATCCACAGCGTGGGAGACACCGAGCCGGGCTGGCAGGGTGGCAACGGCGGCCCGGGCTACCCTCGATCCAGAGACCCTAGTCTGGAAAAGGGCCGCGGGGGGGGTTACCTGGACCCAGACTACGATCAGGGATACCGACGCGAACGAAGCAgag GCAGGAGCATGGAGCGCTCGCCCAGCCCAGACAGAGGCTACCGGAGGGACGGCAGCAGAGGCCGCGCTCTGGAGCGCAGCTCCAGCCCCGAGCCACGGTACCAGCGCGAGCGCAGCCGAGGCCGCGGCACGAGTCCCGGAGGCGGGTCCGGATACGGCACGCGGAGATACGAGCCGCGGGACGAGAAGATTTCGAGGAGTTACAGCAGGGATAACCTGCACGAGCACTCGCCTTCTCCCAGCCACAGAAACAACCTTGAGCCTCTGGAGAAACCAGTCAGTGTGATGCTGGTGAAGAACCGGCCAACTGAAG AGTACGGCCTCCGACTGGGCAGCCAGATCTTCATTAAGGAGATGACCAGCACTGGCCTGGCCGCACGCGACGGCAATCTGCAGGAAGGAGACATTATTCTGAAG ATTAACGGGACGGTCACGGAGAACCTGTCCCTGAGCGACGCGGGGAAGCTGATCGAGAAGTCGCGCGGTAAGCTGCAGCTGGTCGTCCAGAGAGACCGCAGACAGATCCTCATCCGTCTCCCAGCGCTGGTGGACAGCGACTCCGAGCCGGATG acATGTCAGAAATTGAATCGTACCATTCCTACTCTCCACAAGATGACCAGAGGTCACGACAGTCTGACCTCTCCTCTCATTCCTCCAATGAAATACCACGTGAAAACACCAG GGAGGAAACCCACAGCCGAGCTCCCAAGATGAGTGCAAtggcttcaccattcagagtcCCTGAACCCCTGACCCCACCccaggaggagatggaggagatgcaGGTGGAGGAACCCCCAG CAGCTGTAATGACAACTCCAAAAATCCTGCTTAGGCCCAGCCCTGAGGATGAGGCTATGTACGG GGCAAACACAGTGATGGTGAACTTCCTGAAAGAAGACAGCGTGGGATTAAGGTTGGCGGGTGGGAACGATGTTGGCATCTTCATCGCCGGGGTGCAGGAGGGCAGTCCAGCGGAAAAGGAGGGACTACGTGTCGGAGACCAGATACTCAAG GTGAACAATGTTGACTTCCGGGGCATCGTAAGGGAGGAGGCCGTGTTGTTTCTGCTGGAGATCCCTAAAGGAGATGACGTGACCATCCTGGCACAGAACAAATCTGACG TTTACGAAGACGTCCTGGTTTCTGGGCGGGGCGACTCCTTCTTCATCCGGACCCACTTTGAGTACGAGAAGGAGACCATGCAGAGCCTGGCCTTCTCCCGGGGGGAGGTGTTTAAGGTGGTGGACACACTGTACGATGGCAAGCTTGGCAACTGGCTGGCCATCCGAGTGGGCAAAGAGAAGCAGCTTCTGGAAAAAGGCATCATTCCCAACAAGAGCAG GGCGGATCAGATGGCCAGTGTGCAGAACTCACAGCGGGTGGTTGGTACAGATCGGGCAGATTTCTGGCGCCTGCGTGGCCAGAGGACCGGGAGGAAGAAAGACCTGAGGAAGAGCAGAGAGGAGACGGGTAGTGGGGCGATCGGCACGCGCTTCCCTGCGTATGAGAGAGTGGTGCTGAGAGAGG CCGGGTTCAGGAGGCCTGTTGTGCTGTTTGGACCCATCGCAGATGCAGCCAATGAGAAACTGGCCTCTGAACTTCCAGATGAGTTTGTGATTGCCA AAACGGAGCCCAAAGATGCTGGGTCAGAGAAGTCCTCGGGCGTGGTGCGACTCAACACCATCCGCCAGATAATCGAGCAG GACAAACACGCCCTCCTTGACGTGACCCCCAAAGCAGTGGACACGTTGAACTACACGCAGTGGTACCCAATTGTGATCTTCTTCAACCCCGACAGCAAGCAGGGCATTAAGACCATGAGGCATCGGCTGGTTCCCAACTCCAGTCGCAGCGCCAGGAAATTGTATGACCAGGCGGCGAAGCTCAGGAAGTCCTGCTCGTACCTCTTCACTG CGGCTATCGAGTTGAACTCTGCCAACGACGCCTGGTACGGCAGTGTGAAAGACTCGATACGAGAGCAGCAGACCCAAGCGGTGTGGGTCTCGGAGGGGAAG CTGGAGGGGACAGAGGCGGATCTTGAGATCCCTGACGACCGCATGTCTTATTTGTCGGCCATGAGTGCCGACTACCTGAGCATGGACAGCCGGCTTGCCAGCGACTATGATGACACGGCCGACGAGGGTGGGGTTTATACAGATAACGAGCTTGAGGAGCTGCACAACCAATCGGTGTCCGCCATCAGCCGTTCCTCCGAGCCGGTCATGCCAGAGGAG GTGAAAACGCTTCCGCAGAGCCCAGTGCTTCGTGGCCCACACGACTCCAATCACGGCTACGAATCCCACTCCAGCAGCCCCACCAACAGCGACCACCCCCGCGGCCACGACTCGCCCGGAGGGAGCAAACCCCCACCGCCGCCCGTCGCACTGAAGCCTTCCTACACGTCCCGCCTCACCCAGCCCACAAGGGACCATGCGCAGCTGGAGAAGAGCCCTGAAGACCCTTCTCAGAAGTCCTTCCTGGGGAAGGTGAGGGCATTCGAGAAGATGGACCACTTCGCTCGGACCCAGAGGATGCTGGAGCTGCAGGAGGCCCAGAACGCTCGG CTGGAAATCGCTCAGAAGCATCCTGACATCTATGCCGTTCCGCTGAAGTCCCAGAAGCTGGACCACAGTCGGCCGCAGCCCATTGG TTCCAGCTCTCGACCCGAGCCGCAGGCCACGCCTTCCAAGCTGCCGTACGCAGACAGCCGGCCGCAGCGCCCCAGCGAGGACGCGCAGGAGGGCTATCGCGGGCAGCCGGCCAGCCAGACGGGTCAAGGTTACTACATCGACACTCAGCAGTACCAGGACACCGAGCTGTAG
- the tjp2b gene encoding tight junction protein ZO-2b isoform X1 produces the protein MKYKKFITIIQAALGIAPLNKRELLPPPRRLWKPPEDQYGSDLLYSTCSWDSFYWSSEPQYLSISSVRRSLPSLTHVWQTSGMEETVWEQYTVTLQRDSKMGFGIAVSGGRDNPNVGSGETSIIVSDVLKGGPADGLLYENDRVIQVNTMPMDNVPHSFAVQQLRKCGKVAKITVKRSRKVPAQAIKRPPSPSQDSRVYNTSSYYPDDTRSIHSVGDTEPGWQGGNGGPGYPRSRDPSLEKGRGGGYLDPDYDQGYRRERSRGRSMERSPSPDRGYRRDGSRGRALERSSSPEPRYQRERSRGRGTSPGGGSGYGTRRYEPRDEKISRSYSRDNLHEHSPSPSHRNNLEPLEKPVSVMLVKNRPTEEYGLRLGSQIFIKEMTSTGLAARDGNLQEGDIILKINGTVTENLSLSDAGKLIEKSRGKLQLVVQRDRRQILIRLPALVDSDSEPDDMSEIESYHSYSPQDDQRSRQSDLSSHSSNEIPRENTREETHSRAPKMSAMASPFRVPEPLTPPQEEMEEMQVEEPPAAVMTTPKILLRPSPEDEAMYGANTVMVNFLKEDSVGLRLAGGNDVGIFIAGVQEGSPAEKEGLRVGDQILKVNNVDFRGIVREEAVLFLLEIPKGDDVTILAQNKSDVYEDVLVSGRGDSFFIRTHFEYEKETMQSLAFSRGEVFKVVDTLYDGKLGNWLAIRVGKEKQLLEKGIIPNKSRADQMASVQNSQRVVGTDRADFWRLRGQRTGRKKDLRKSREETGSGAIGTRFPAYERVVLREAGFRRPVVLFGPIADAANEKLASELPDEFVIAKTEPKDAGSEKSSGVVRLNTIRQIIEQDKHALLDVTPKAVDTLNYTQWYPIVIFFNPDSKQGIKTMRHRLVPNSSRSARKLYDQAAKLRKSCSYLFTAAIELNSANDAWYGSVKDSIREQQTQAVWVSEGKLEGTEADLEIPDDRMSYLSAMSADYLSMDSRLASDYDDTADEGGVYTDNELEELHNQSVSAISRSSEPVMPEEILRKASPVIRGRLRRIGSREMLNEPRPSPMTTFLPESRPTPMTTFLPEPPKVKTLPQSPVLRGPHDSNHGYESHSSSPTNSDHPRGHDSPGGSKPPPPPVALKPSYTSRLTQPTRDHAQLEKSPEDPSQKSFLGKVRAFEKMDHFARTQRMLELQEAQNARLEIAQKHPDIYAVPLKSQKLDHSRPQPIGSSSRPEPQATPSKLPYADSRPQRPSEDAQEGYRGQPASQTGQGYYIDTQQYQDTEL, from the exons GGACCAGTACGGCTCAGACTTGCTCTATTCCACCTGCTCCTGGGACAGCTTTTACTGGAGCAGCGAGCCACAATACCTCTCCATCTCCAGCGTACGCCGCTCACTGCCCAGTTTAACACACGTCTGGCAG ACCTCGGGAATGGAAGAGACTGTTTGGGAACAGTACACTGTGACACTACAGAGG GATTCTAAAATGGGCTTCGGGATTGCAGTGTCGGGGGGCCGCGACAATCCTAACGTGGGCAGCGGCGAGACGTCCATCATCGTCTCGGACGTGTTAAAAGGCGGCCCGGCCGACGGACTTCTATA TGAAAACGACCGCGTCATTCAGGTCAACACCATGCCCATGGATAATGTGCCTCACTCCTTCGCTGTACAGCAGCTCCGAAAATGTGGGAAGGTGGCCAAGATT ACGGTGAAGCGATCCCGCAAAGTGCCCGCCCAGGCCATCAAGCGGCCTCCGTCCCCCAGCCAGGACAGCAGGGTGTACAACACTTCCAGCTACTACCCCGACGACACCCGCAGCATCCACAGCGTGGGAGACACCGAGCCGGGCTGGCAGGGTGGCAACGGCGGCCCGGGCTACCCTCGATCCAGAGACCCTAGTCTGGAAAAGGGCCGCGGGGGGGGTTACCTGGACCCAGACTACGATCAGGGATACCGACGCGAACGAAGCAgag GCAGGAGCATGGAGCGCTCGCCCAGCCCAGACAGAGGCTACCGGAGGGACGGCAGCAGAGGCCGCGCTCTGGAGCGCAGCTCCAGCCCCGAGCCACGGTACCAGCGCGAGCGCAGCCGAGGCCGCGGCACGAGTCCCGGAGGCGGGTCCGGATACGGCACGCGGAGATACGAGCCGCGGGACGAGAAGATTTCGAGGAGTTACAGCAGGGATAACCTGCACGAGCACTCGCCTTCTCCCAGCCACAGAAACAACCTTGAGCCTCTGGAGAAACCAGTCAGTGTGATGCTGGTGAAGAACCGGCCAACTGAAG AGTACGGCCTCCGACTGGGCAGCCAGATCTTCATTAAGGAGATGACCAGCACTGGCCTGGCCGCACGCGACGGCAATCTGCAGGAAGGAGACATTATTCTGAAG ATTAACGGGACGGTCACGGAGAACCTGTCCCTGAGCGACGCGGGGAAGCTGATCGAGAAGTCGCGCGGTAAGCTGCAGCTGGTCGTCCAGAGAGACCGCAGACAGATCCTCATCCGTCTCCCAGCGCTGGTGGACAGCGACTCCGAGCCGGATG acATGTCAGAAATTGAATCGTACCATTCCTACTCTCCACAAGATGACCAGAGGTCACGACAGTCTGACCTCTCCTCTCATTCCTCCAATGAAATACCACGTGAAAACACCAG GGAGGAAACCCACAGCCGAGCTCCCAAGATGAGTGCAAtggcttcaccattcagagtcCCTGAACCCCTGACCCCACCccaggaggagatggaggagatgcaGGTGGAGGAACCCCCAG CAGCTGTAATGACAACTCCAAAAATCCTGCTTAGGCCCAGCCCTGAGGATGAGGCTATGTACGG GGCAAACACAGTGATGGTGAACTTCCTGAAAGAAGACAGCGTGGGATTAAGGTTGGCGGGTGGGAACGATGTTGGCATCTTCATCGCCGGGGTGCAGGAGGGCAGTCCAGCGGAAAAGGAGGGACTACGTGTCGGAGACCAGATACTCAAG GTGAACAATGTTGACTTCCGGGGCATCGTAAGGGAGGAGGCCGTGTTGTTTCTGCTGGAGATCCCTAAAGGAGATGACGTGACCATCCTGGCACAGAACAAATCTGACG TTTACGAAGACGTCCTGGTTTCTGGGCGGGGCGACTCCTTCTTCATCCGGACCCACTTTGAGTACGAGAAGGAGACCATGCAGAGCCTGGCCTTCTCCCGGGGGGAGGTGTTTAAGGTGGTGGACACACTGTACGATGGCAAGCTTGGCAACTGGCTGGCCATCCGAGTGGGCAAAGAGAAGCAGCTTCTGGAAAAAGGCATCATTCCCAACAAGAGCAG GGCGGATCAGATGGCCAGTGTGCAGAACTCACAGCGGGTGGTTGGTACAGATCGGGCAGATTTCTGGCGCCTGCGTGGCCAGAGGACCGGGAGGAAGAAAGACCTGAGGAAGAGCAGAGAGGAGACGGGTAGTGGGGCGATCGGCACGCGCTTCCCTGCGTATGAGAGAGTGGTGCTGAGAGAGG CCGGGTTCAGGAGGCCTGTTGTGCTGTTTGGACCCATCGCAGATGCAGCCAATGAGAAACTGGCCTCTGAACTTCCAGATGAGTTTGTGATTGCCA AAACGGAGCCCAAAGATGCTGGGTCAGAGAAGTCCTCGGGCGTGGTGCGACTCAACACCATCCGCCAGATAATCGAGCAG GACAAACACGCCCTCCTTGACGTGACCCCCAAAGCAGTGGACACGTTGAACTACACGCAGTGGTACCCAATTGTGATCTTCTTCAACCCCGACAGCAAGCAGGGCATTAAGACCATGAGGCATCGGCTGGTTCCCAACTCCAGTCGCAGCGCCAGGAAATTGTATGACCAGGCGGCGAAGCTCAGGAAGTCCTGCTCGTACCTCTTCACTG CGGCTATCGAGTTGAACTCTGCCAACGACGCCTGGTACGGCAGTGTGAAAGACTCGATACGAGAGCAGCAGACCCAAGCGGTGTGGGTCTCGGAGGGGAAG CTGGAGGGGACAGAGGCGGATCTTGAGATCCCTGACGACCGCATGTCTTATTTGTCGGCCATGAGTGCCGACTACCTGAGCATGGACAGCCGGCTTGCCAGCGACTATGATGACACGGCCGACGAGGGTGGGGTTTATACAGATAACGAGCTTGAGGAGCTGCACAACCAATCGGTGTCCGCCATCAGCCGTTCCTCCGAGCCGGTCATGCCAGAGGAG ATCCTGCGCAAGGCCAGCCCTGTGATCCGTGGCCGACTCAGGAGGATAGGGAGCAGGGAGATGCTGAATGAGCCCCGCCCCAGTCCCATGACAACCTTCCTGCCTGAGTCCCGCCCCACTCCTATGACCACTTTCCTGCCCGAGCCCCCCAAG GTGAAAACGCTTCCGCAGAGCCCAGTGCTTCGTGGCCCACACGACTCCAATCACGGCTACGAATCCCACTCCAGCAGCCCCACCAACAGCGACCACCCCCGCGGCCACGACTCGCCCGGAGGGAGCAAACCCCCACCGCCGCCCGTCGCACTGAAGCCTTCCTACACGTCCCGCCTCACCCAGCCCACAAGGGACCATGCGCAGCTGGAGAAGAGCCCTGAAGACCCTTCTCAGAAGTCCTTCCTGGGGAAGGTGAGGGCATTCGAGAAGATGGACCACTTCGCTCGGACCCAGAGGATGCTGGAGCTGCAGGAGGCCCAGAACGCTCGG CTGGAAATCGCTCAGAAGCATCCTGACATCTATGCCGTTCCGCTGAAGTCCCAGAAGCTGGACCACAGTCGGCCGCAGCCCATTGG TTCCAGCTCTCGACCCGAGCCGCAGGCCACGCCTTCCAAGCTGCCGTACGCAGACAGCCGGCCGCAGCGCCCCAGCGAGGACGCGCAGGAGGGCTATCGCGGGCAGCCGGCCAGCCAGACGGGTCAAGGTTACTACATCGACACTCAGCAGTACCAGGACACCGAGCTGTAG